A stretch of Chitinophagaceae bacterium DNA encodes these proteins:
- a CDS encoding RidA family protein, producing MSEIINTEGAAKPLGAYPHARRVGNLLFLSGIGSRSAKDNSIPGLEQDADGNIIKYDIAAECHQCFANVKAVLEASGSSWDKMVDVTVFLTNMKKDFPVYNKIYAEYFTAVQACRTTVEVKSLPTPIAIELKVIATIE from the coding sequence ATGAGTGAAATAATCAATACAGAAGGAGCAGCAAAGCCATTAGGCGCCTACCCCCATGCCCGGCGTGTAGGAAACTTATTATTCCTTTCCGGTATCGGCAGCCGGAGTGCAAAAGATAATTCCATACCGGGTTTAGAGCAGGATGCAGATGGGAATATCATTAAGTACGATATTGCAGCCGAATGTCATCAATGCTTTGCCAATGTAAAAGCCGTGCTGGAAGCCAGTGGCAGCAGTTGGGATAAAATGGTGGATGTGACCGTTTTTCTTACCAACATGAAAAAGGATTTTCCTGTTTATAATAAGATCTATGCGGAATATTTTACAGCCGTGCAGGCATGCCGCACCACCGTAGAAGTAAAAAGTTTACCCACACCAATAGCCATTGAATTAAAAGTAATAGCCACCATAGAATGA
- a CDS encoding 3-hydroxyanthranilate 3,4-dioxygenase gives MAVTAPFNLKKWIDEHRDTLKPPVGNQCVYKDAENFIVMVVGGPNARKDYHYNESEELYYQVEGNIVLKIIDDGVPKDIPINEGDMFLLPPKTPHSPQRGPNTVGLVIEKVRETEEDGFLWYCENCGNKLYEEYKVITDIVKQLPPVMEGFYNDEQKRTCSKCGSVMAPPVRKG, from the coding sequence ATGGCAGTAACAGCCCCTTTTAACCTGAAAAAATGGATTGATGAACACCGTGACACGCTGAAACCCCCGGTAGGAAACCAGTGTGTATATAAAGACGCCGAGAACTTCATTGTGATGGTGGTGGGCGGACCCAATGCCCGAAAGGATTACCACTATAATGAAAGCGAGGAACTGTATTACCAGGTAGAAGGTAATATCGTTCTTAAGATCATTGATGATGGTGTGCCGAAAGACATACCTATTAATGAAGGAGATATGTTCCTGCTGCCACCCAAAACTCCCCATTCACCACAGCGTGGACCCAATACCGTAGGACTGGTGATTGAAAAAGTAAGGGAAACAGAAGAGGACGGATTTTTATGGTATTGTGAGAACTGTGGCAATAAATTATACGAAGAATACAAAGTGATCACCGATATCGTAAAACAGCTTCCGCCCGTGATGGAAGGGTTTTATAATGATGAACAAAAAAGGACCTGCAGTAAGTGTGGAAGTGTGATGGCGCCTCCGGTGAGAAAGGGTTAA
- a CDS encoding four helix bundle protein, which produces MSTIQKFEDLEIWQLARVLAKDIFLLTQNGKLSKKFSLKDQMGRSSGSIMDNIAEGSGRASRLEFIQFLSISTGSADELKSQLYRCLDKEYISKDIFDTLYEKTNAIYKKINGFIKYLNTTLVKGTKFKERTAIKANGK; this is translated from the coding sequence ATGAGCACCATACAAAAATTCGAAGACCTTGAAATCTGGCAACTGGCGAGAGTACTTGCAAAAGATATCTTTTTACTCACCCAAAATGGAAAGCTTTCAAAAAAATTTTCATTAAAAGATCAAATGGGCAGGAGTTCAGGCTCTATAATGGATAACATAGCTGAAGGGTCTGGAAGGGCAAGCAGACTTGAGTTTATTCAGTTCTTGAGCATTTCAACAGGATCGGCCGATGAATTAAAATCACAGCTTTACAGGTGTTTGGATAAGGAATATATCAGTAAAGATATTTTTGATACCCTATATGAAAAAACAAATGCAATTTATAAAAAGATAAATGGTTTTATTAAGTATTTAAATACAACCTTAGTTAAAGGCACAAAATTCAAGGAGAGGACTGCAATAAAGGCCAATGGTAAATAG
- a CDS encoding aldehyde dehydrogenase has translation MQPDIPYHLENFIGGNFIGPLSGNFIDNVNPATGAVYGQVPDSNSKDIDAAVKAAKKAFPAWSVMPVEKKFDILNKIASLIDENLDALALAETNDNGKPLWLSKLVDIPRASSNFRFFATSIMHFASESHAMEDRAVNYTLRQPIGIVGCISPWNLPLYLFTWKIAPALAAGNCVIAKPSEVTPVTAFLLGRICKEAGMPDGVLNIVHGLGQHCGEAIVKHPEIKAISFTGSTRAGERIASIAAPMFKKLSLELGGKNPNIIFADCDWNKMMETTIRSSFSNQGQICLCGSRILVEESVYEKFKTEFVHKVKQLTVGDPLDEKSKQGAIVSNIHFDKVMNCIILAKVEGGKILCGGNAVKPEGRCAGGYFIKPTIIEGLGPACKTNTDEIFGPVVTLQSFKTTEEALQLANATQYGLAATVWTQDISKANLVAAKIQSGIIWINCWLVRDLRTPFGGMKDSGVGREGGWEALRFFTESKNVCIQF, from the coding sequence ATGCAACCGGATATTCCTTATCACCTGGAAAATTTCATCGGGGGAAATTTCATTGGCCCCCTCAGCGGAAATTTCATTGACAATGTGAACCCGGCCACCGGGGCTGTTTACGGCCAGGTGCCCGACAGTAATTCAAAAGATATTGATGCCGCTGTAAAAGCGGCCAAAAAAGCATTCCCGGCCTGGAGTGTGATGCCGGTTGAAAAAAAGTTTGATATCCTTAATAAGATCGCTTCCCTCATAGATGAGAACCTGGATGCACTGGCCCTGGCAGAGACCAATGACAATGGCAAACCCCTTTGGCTGAGTAAACTGGTTGATATTCCAAGAGCGTCTTCCAACTTCCGGTTCTTTGCCACCAGCATCATGCATTTTGCCAGCGAAAGTCACGCCATGGAAGACAGGGCCGTGAATTATACCCTTCGCCAGCCAATCGGCATTGTGGGCTGCATATCTCCCTGGAACCTTCCCCTGTATTTGTTTACCTGGAAAATCGCACCGGCATTGGCCGCAGGTAACTGTGTAATTGCCAAGCCCTCGGAAGTCACCCCCGTAACCGCTTTTCTCTTAGGCAGGATCTGCAAAGAAGCCGGCATGCCGGATGGTGTTTTAAATATTGTTCATGGCCTGGGACAGCATTGCGGCGAAGCCATTGTAAAACACCCGGAAATAAAAGCCATTTCCTTTACCGGCAGTACAAGAGCGGGCGAACGCATTGCATCCATTGCTGCCCCCATGTTCAAAAAACTTTCATTGGAGTTGGGTGGCAAAAATCCCAACATCATTTTTGCCGACTGCGACTGGAATAAGATGATGGAAACAACCATCCGTTCCTCATTCAGTAACCAGGGGCAGATCTGTTTATGCGGCAGCCGGATATTGGTGGAAGAATCTGTTTATGAAAAATTCAAAACTGAATTTGTACATAAAGTAAAGCAGCTGACCGTTGGCGACCCATTGGATGAGAAAAGCAAACAGGGAGCAATAGTAAGTAATATCCATTTTGATAAAGTAATGAACTGCATCATCCTGGCAAAAGTAGAAGGCGGTAAAATATTATGCGGGGGAAATGCCGTAAAGCCGGAAGGAAGATGTGCCGGGGGCTATTTCATTAAACCGACCATAATAGAAGGGCTCGGGCCGGCTTGTAAGACCAATACCGATGAGATCTTCGGCCCGGTGGTTACCCTGCAGTCCTTTAAAACAACCGAAGAAGCTTTGCAACTGGCCAATGCAACGCAATATGGACTGGCAGCAACCGTCTGGACGCAGGATATCAGCAAGGCAAACCTGGTGGCAGCTAAAATTCAGAGTGGTATCATCTGGATCAACTGCTGGCTGGTGCGGGACCTGCGAACCCCTTTTGGCGGAATGAAGGACAGCGGGGTTGGAAGAGAAGGCGGATGGGAAGCATTGCGGTTCTTTACAGAGTCTAAAAATGTTTGTATACAATTTTAA